DNA sequence from the Lysobacter silvisoli genome:
GCCCACGCCGCGCCACAGGCCCGGCGCGTCCAACTGTTCGGGCAAGCCGACGACGTGCGCCAGGCTGCGGCGCTCGTAATCGGCCAGCACATCGAACGGCGACTGCGTGTTCATAGGTCCCACCTGGCGGCGTCAGCCACCGAGCAACGCGTTGATGCGCGCGATGAGTTCGTCCTCGCGCGGCGGCTTGACGATGTAATCCTTGGCGCCCTGGCGCATGCCCCAGGCGCGGTCGGTGTCCATGCCCTTGGTGCTGACGATCAGCACCGGGATGGCGCTGGTGTCGGCGTCGCGCGAGAGCGCGCGGGTGGCCTGGAAACCGTTCATCCCCGGCAGCACGACGTCCATCAGGACCAGATCGGGCTTCTCGCGCTTGCACGCTTCGATGCCGTCCTCGGCGCTGCCGGACGCGAACACCTCGTGCCCGTTGCGCTGCAGGAGCTGGGTCAGGACCGCCGTGTCGGTCGGCGAGTCCTCGATCAGAAGAATGCGTGCCATTGAGTGCCCTACCCCCCGGTCAGGCGTGTACGTGCTTACGGATCGCGTCGAGGAGTTCCTCGCGCGTGAACGGCTTGGTCAGATACTGCTCGGAGCCGACGATGCGGCCGCGGGCCTTGTCGAACAAGCCGTCCTTGGAAGACAGCATGATCACCGGCGTGCTCTTGAACAACTGGTTGTTCTTGATCAACGCGCAGGTCTGATAGCCGTCGAGTCGCGGCATCATGATATCCACGAAGATGATTTGTGGATGCTGGTCGGCGATCTTCGCCAGTGCTTCGAATCCGTCCGTGGCCGTGACCACCTCACAACCTTCGCGTTTCAACAGCGTCTCGGCGGTTCGACGGATGGTCTTGGAGTCATCGATCACCATGACCTTCAAACCGTCGAGGCTGCCGTTACGAGCCTCATCGAGCATTCTTTGTATCCCCCGGAGCGAAACGCCGCGCAATCCCCCGGCGCGTCGCGAAGATGCCTTTATTCCAAGCCGCGCGCATGCTGTCAAGCACGCAATTCCAGCGCTAAAGCTGAACGCGTGGAGCGCGGCGCCGCCCGGCCGGCGGCCTTTGGGCGGGTGTCGCGGTCCGTCGCATCCGTAGCGTACGCACGGCATTGGGTCGATCCCGCCGGAATCCGGCGAAGGCCCGACCCGACGAGTCAGAAACGGCCCGCTGTGGACCATTCCTGACGCTACATGATGGCAGATATCGGCGACCCGCCTGCTACCATCGCGCACATTTCCTGCAACGACTTCGTCTATGCCGCTCGACATCGTGGTGGTGATGGACCCGATCGGGTCGATCAAGATCGCCAAAGACTCCACCTTCGCGATGCTGCTGGAGGCCCAGCGCCGCGGCCACCGCCTGCACTACGTGCGCCCGGGCGGGCTGAGCCTGCGCGACGGCCGCGCCGAGGCCGCCGTGGCCCCGCTGAGCGTGCGCGAGGACCCCAAGGGCTGGTACGAACTGGGCGCCTGGTCACAACGCGTGCTGGGCCCGGGCGACGTGGTCCTGATGCGCAAGGACCCGCCGGTGGACGACAACTACCTGCACGACACCCAGATCCTGACCGTGGCCCAGAACGCCGGCGCCCTGATCGTGAACGACCCTCAGGGCCTGCGCGACTACAACGAGAAGCTGGCCGCCCTGCTGTTCCCGTCGTGCTGTCCGCCGACCCTGGTCAGCCGCGACCCGGCCGAGCTCAAGGCCTTCGTCCACGCCCACGGCCAGGCCGTGCTCAAGCCGCTGGACGGCATGGGCGGGCGCTCGATCTTCCGCGCCGCGGCCGGCGATCCCAACCTCAACGTGATCCTGGAAACACTGACCGGCGGCCATGGCCTGGCCCTGGCCCAGCGTTACCTGCCGGAGATCCGCGACGGCGACAAGCGCATCCTGCTGGTCGACGGCGAGCCCGTGGACTACTGCCTGGCGCGGATCCCGCAGGGCGACGAGTTCCGCGGCAACCTGGCCGCCGGCGGCCGCGGCGAGGGCCGTCCGCTGAGCGAGCGCGACCGCTGGATCGCCGCCCAGGTGGGCCCGGAGATGCGCCGCCGCGGCATGCTGTTCGTGGGCCTGGACGTGATCGGCGACTACCTGACCGAGGTCAACGTCACCAGTCCCACCTGCATCCGCGAGCTGGACGCCCAGTTCGGCCTGAACATCGCCGGCCAGCTGTTCGACGCGATCGAAGCCCGGATGGCGCCGGCCGCATGAGCGCGGCCGCGGCCCCGGCCGGCACGCCGCCCCGCCGCGACGACGGCGAGGGCCGCTTCAGCGCGACCATGGTGCTGTCGCTGCTGGTCCACGGCGTGTTCGTGCTGGGCGTGGGCTACGCCCTGGAAAAAGCCGCCCCGGTCATGCCGACCCTGGACGTGATCCTGACCCAGACCTCGACCGCGCTCACGCCCAAGCAGGCCGATTTCATGGCCCAGGCGAACAACCAGGGCGGCGGCGAGCACGACAAGAGCCGGCGCCCGCGCGACAACCAGTCCGGCCCGGCCCCGCAGGCCGAGCCCGGCGTGGCCGCGCGCGCCCTGCAGGCGCAGTCGCCGGCCCCGGCGCCGCCGCCGCAGGCGCGGGTCATCAGCAGCAGCCGCGGCGAGGACCTGACCGCGCGCGCCCAGGCCACCACCCCGCCCAGCGAGCGGCCGCTGCCCTTGGGCCGGGAAAAGATCGATCGCGACATCCGCATGGCCCGGCTGGCCGCCGAGATCCACCTGCGCTCGGAGCGCTACGCCAAGCGGCCCAAGCGCAAGTTCGTTTCCGCCAGTACCCAGGAATACGCCTGGGCTGGCTACCTGCGCGGCTGGGTCGACCGGGTCGAGCGGGTCGGCAACCTCAACTACCCCGACGAGGCGCGCCGGCGCCGGCTGCAGGGCCAGGTGGTGATCAGCGTGGCGATCCGCCGCAACGGCACGGTCGAGCGCGCCGACATCGTCCAGTCCAGCGGCATCCGCCTGCTCGACGACTCGGCCCTGCGCATCGCCCGCCTGGCCGAGCCCTATCCGCCGCTGCCGCGCACCGACGAGAACCCGGACATCCTCCACGTCACCCGCACCTGGCAGTTCCTGCCCGACGGCGCCCTGGTCGACGAGTAAGCCCGGCGGCGGCCGCTACAGCCGCCGCCAGACCGGGCCCACCCCGCTGCGCCAGTACACGCCCAGCGCACGCGCATACAGGGAACGGGCCGGGACCAGGCCGAAATAGCGGCCGTCCTGGCTGTTGCCGCGGTGGTCGCCCATCACCAGCACCTGGCCGGCGGGGATGACGGCGTCGAGCACGTCGGGGCCGCCGCCGGCGTCCAGGTTGAGCTCGGCGCGGTGCTCACCGAACCATTCGACCTGTGCCTCGCCCGCCGACGCCAGCGGCACGCCGTCGATCGACAGGTGCCCGCCGATCACGCTGACCCGGTCGCCGCCGACCGCGACCACGCGCTTGATCAGGCGCGTGCCGTCGGCGGGCGACTTGAACACCACCACCTCGCCGCGCTGCGGCTGGCTGCGTTCGATCAGTACCGTATCGGTGTAGGGCAGGCGCAAGCCGTAGGCCGACATGTCGACCACGACGCGGTCGCCGGGCATCAGGGTGTGCTCCATCGAGCCGGAGGGCACGACGTAGTGGTTGGCGAAGGAGGTGCGCGCGACCGTCAGCAGCACCAGCATCACCAGCAGGGACTTGCCTTCGCTGCGCAGCCAGCCGCGCAGGCCGGGTTGTCGTGCTTGCTTCGCCATGGGGTTCTCCTGGGGGCGAAGCAGGTGACCGGGGGCAGGACCGCTAAGTTCCCAGCCCCTCACCCCTCACCGTCATTCCGGCGAAAGCCGGAACCCACTTTGACCTTCGCTTCTTACAGCTCAGGTATACGCAGGGAAAACCCAAAAGCAAAATGGTTCCGGCTTTCGCCGGAATGACGGGGTTCGGAACCCTGGATTTGGGAACGACGGGCTTTGCAGCGACGAACGCGGACGTCACCGCTTTGGAACGGCACGAAGCCGCCGTAGCGAGCGCGCGGCGGCCTATCCAGAGAGTCCCGTAGATCAACGCCCCGCGCGCAACGCCTGCTGCTCGGCGATGGTCAAAGCGACGTTGTTGCGCAGGTAGGCCGGCTCCACCCGCTCGGGCGCCAGCGCTTCGCCGCGGGCGTAGGCGGCCACGGCCAGGCGGGCCACGTCGGCGGCCTGCGGCAGCGCGGCCGCGCCCAGGGCGGCGAAGCGGCCGGCCAGGTGCTGGGGCAAGGCGCCGTCGGCAGCCGCGAAACCGGTGCCCACGCCCAGCCAGCCGTCGGCGCCGTCGGGCAGTGCGGCCGCGGCCGGGGCGAGCACGGCCTCGGCATCCAGGGCGCGGGCGTCGCCGCCGCGCAGTGCGAAGGCGCCGGTGTAGACCTCACCCATGCGTGCGTCGATCGCGGCCAGCACGCGCGCACCGTCGGCGTCGCCGCCGGGCAGCGCGGTGGCGCGCAACGCCAGCGCGGCCAGGGTGGATACCGCGACGATCGGACGGTCCAGCGCCAGGGCGATGCCCTGCCCGATCGCGATGGCCAGGCGCACGCCGGTGAACGCGCCCGGGCCGCGGCCCAGGGCGATGGCGTCGAGCTGGGCCTTGGCGATGCCGGCCTCGGCGCACAGCGCCTCGGCCCAAGGCAACGCGAGCTCGGCGTGGCGGCGCGGCGCCAGTTCGTAGCGCTGGCGCAGTTCGCCGTCGATCCACAAGGCGACCGAGCAGGCTTCGGTGGCGGTTTCCAATGCCAGGAGCTTCATGCGGCGATTATCGCGCGGATACGGCGGCCGATCGCCATCTCAATACCCGGGCGCCGGCTGCCACAGCTCCAGCAGGCCGCCTTCCGGATCCAGCGCGTAGCCGAACTTGCCCTGCTCGGATTCCTCGTAGCGGTCCAGCACGGTGCAGCCCTCCTCGCGCAGCGCCTGCAAGGTGCCCTGCAGGTCGTCCACGCGCAGGTTGAACATGTAGGGCTTGTCGCTGGGCTGAAAGTACTGGCTGTCCTGGCCGAACGGCGCGAACACCGTGCAGGCGTTGCCGTCGTTGTCCGCGCGCTTCCAGTGGAACAGCGCGCCGCCCCAGTCCTGCACGTCCAGGTCCAGATGGCGCTTGTACCAGGCGCCCAGCGCGGCCGGGTCGCGCGCCTTGAAGAACACCCCGCCCAATCCGTGCACGCGCGGCTTGCGCGCTCCCGCATCCTGTTCGCTCATGGCCTGGCTCCTGCTCCACGGTGACCGCGCTTCAGCGGTAGTAGTAGTCCTCGCCCTCGGGCGCGGACGCCTGCGATTCTAGGGCCATGGGGCGGCCGGCGAAGAAATCGGCCACGTCCTCGACGCGGCGGCTGCGCGGCAGCGGCGGCAGCGAGTCGAAGAAGGTGCGGCCGTAGCTCTTGGACAGCAGGCGCGGGTCGCACAGCATCAGCACGCCGCGGTCGGTCTCGGTGCGGATCAGCCGGCCGGCGCCCTGCTTGAGCGCGATCACCGCCTGCGGCAGCTGTTCGTCGCGGAAGGGGTTGCCGCCGCTGCGGCGGATCGCGTCCAGGCGCGCCTCGAACACCGGGTCGTCGGGCGCGGCGAAAGGCAGCTTGTCGATGACCACCACGCTCAACGCGTCGCCGGCCACGTCCACGCCTTCGCGGAAGCTGGCCGCGCCCAGCAGCACGCCGTTGCCGGAGGCGCGGAAGCGTTCCAGCAGCACGGGCCGCGGCGCCTCGCCCTGCACGAACAGCGGCCAGGGGCCGTCGCGCAGCAATTGCGCGGCCTCGCGCAGCGCGCGGTGCGAGGCGAACAGTACGAAGGCGCGGCCGCCGGACGCTTTCAGCACCGGCCGCAGCTTCTCCACCAGGCTTTCGTTGTAGTTGCGCACCATCGGGTCGGGCAGGCCGCGCGGCAGGTAGCACAGCGCCTGCTGCGGCCAGTCGAAGGGGCTGGGCGCGAGCAGGGTGCGCGGCTCGACCAGGCCCAGCTTGTGCGCGTAATGATCGAAGCGCCCGCCCACGGCCAGCGTGGCCGAGGTGAACACCCAGGCCGCGCGCGAGCGTTCGCGGTGCTCGGCCAGCGGGCCGGCCACGTCCAGCGGCGTGCGGCTGAGGCGGAAGCCGCGCGCGGTGAGTTCGTACCAGAGCACGCTGGCGTCGTCCGATGACCCGGAACGGTCGCTGTCTTCCGCCGTGTCGCCGTCCTCTTCGGCCGGCCGCGGCACATCGCCGCGCCAGCGCTTGAGCTTGCTGCGGAAGTCCTGCGCGCGCGCATGGCAGCCGTCGAAACCCGGCGAGGCCGAACGCAGTGGCGCCAGGGTGTCCTGGAGTTGCGCCAGCGCCGCGTCGAGCGCGTCCAGGGCCGCTTCCACTTCCGCCTGTTCGGCGGCGCGGCGTCGGGTCGCGCGCACCGGCAGTTCGTCCATGGCCGCGCGCAGCGCGCGCACCGCCTGTTCCAGTTCGCGCGCCGGCGCCTGCAGCGTGGCCAGCGAGCCAGGCGATTGCTTGCATTCGGCCAGCGCGTCGCGCGCCAGTTCCACCAGCGGCCGCGCGCTCAGCGCCTCGCCGAAGAACTGACCGGCCAGGTCCGGCAGCTGGTGCGCTTCGTCGACCACGAAGGCCTGCGCGCCGGGCAGGATCTCGCCGAAGCCTTCCTGTTTCAGAGCCAGATCGGCCAGCAGCAGGTGGTGGTTCACCACCACCACGTCGGCGGCCTGCGCGCGCTGGCGCGCCTGCACCACGAAGCAGTCGCCGAAGAACGGGCATTCGCTGCCCAGGCAGTTCTCGGCGGTGGAGGTCACCATCGGCAGCAGCGGCGAATCTTCCGGCAGCGCCTCCAGTTCGGCCAGGTCGCCCATGCGCGTGCGCCCGGCCCAGGACACGATGCGCTGGAACTGCGCGGCCAGTTCGCGGCTGGCGAAGCGCGGCTCGCCCTGGGCCTGCTTCATCCGGTAATGGCACAGGTAGTTCGCGCGCCCCTTCAGCAACGCGGTCTTCAGGCCCACGCCCAAGGCGTCGCGCACGCGCGGCAGATCGCGGTGGTAGAGCTGGTCCTGCAGCGCGCGGGTGCCGGTGGAAACGATGGTCTTCAAACCCGACAGCAGCGCCGGCACCAGATAGGCGAAGGTCTTGCCGGTCCCGGTGCCGGCCTCGGCGATCAGGGTGCCGCGCGCTTCGAACACGTCGGCGATGGCCGCCGACAGATCCTGCTGCGCCGGCCGCGGCGCGAACGCCGGCAGCGCGCGCGCCAGGTCGCCGCCCTCGCTCAACGCGGTGCGGCTGGCGACGCCCAGGCGGCCAGTCTCCATTACCACGGCCTCATCGGATCAGTACCGCGGCGGCGCCGAAACGGTGCAGGCCTCGACCTGGGCGCGCGCGGCAGCCACGTCCTTGCCGATGCGGCTGATGTTGGCGCTGGCCGCGGGCAGCTCTTCCTTGTACACGGGCGTGGTCTTGAGCACGTCCAGCCGGTGCTGGCGCACGGCCGCGATCGTCGACCAGTGCCGGCGGCACAAGGGGCCAACCTTGGAGCCGCCGTCGAAGGCCTGCTTGGCGTAACGTTCGGCATCGTCGAGCTTGCGCAGCAGCAACGCGGTTTCGGCGCGTTCCTGCAGCAGCGCCGGATCGCCGGCGTTGATCGCCAGCGCCTGATCCAGGGTGGCGGCGGCTTCGGCGTATTTGCCCTGCTTTTCCAGCGCGCTCGCGCTCTGGCGCAGATCCTCGACCCGGTTGTCGCGCAGCGGCTGCACGTCGAGTTCGCGCGTGGCGGCGGCGGATTGGCGGATCGCCTTGACCGCGGTCTCGGCGTCGTAGGCCGGCTCGGGCGCCGGCGGGGCGGACACGCAGGCCGCGCACACCACGGCCAAGCTCAGCGGTAACGCCCAACGAAACTTCATCGACACGATCACTGCTCCTGCTGCGGGGCGCTTTCGGCGGGCTCGGGCTCGTCGTCGCGCTTGCCGATACCGAACCAGTCGCGCCAGCCGCCGCTTTCCTCTTCCGGCTCGGCCTGCGGCATCGGGCACGGCGCGTAGTCCGGCGCGAAGCCGGCCACGAAGGCGAAGCGGCGCGCGCTGGCGCAACCGGGATCGGTGGTGTTCTGGTTGA
Encoded proteins:
- a CDS encoding response regulator, giving the protein MARILLIEDSPTDTAVLTQLLQRNGHEVFASGSAEDGIEACKREKPDLVLMDVVLPGMNGFQATRALSRDADTSAIPVLIVSTKGMDTDRAWGMRQGAKDYIVKPPREDELIARINALLGG
- the pilG gene encoding twitching motility response regulator PilG, with the protein product MLDEARNGSLDGLKVMVIDDSKTIRRTAETLLKREGCEVVTATDGFEALAKIADQHPQIIFVDIMMPRLDGYQTCALIKNNQLFKSTPVIMLSSKDGLFDKARGRIVGSEQYLTKPFTREELLDAIRKHVHA
- the gshB gene encoding glutathione synthase, which codes for MPLDIVVVMDPIGSIKIAKDSTFAMLLEAQRRGHRLHYVRPGGLSLRDGRAEAAVAPLSVREDPKGWYELGAWSQRVLGPGDVVLMRKDPPVDDNYLHDTQILTVAQNAGALIVNDPQGLRDYNEKLAALLFPSCCPPTLVSRDPAELKAFVHAHGQAVLKPLDGMGGRSIFRAAAGDPNLNVILETLTGGHGLALAQRYLPEIRDGDKRILLVDGEPVDYCLARIPQGDEFRGNLAAGGRGEGRPLSERDRWIAAQVGPEMRRRGMLFVGLDVIGDYLTEVNVTSPTCIRELDAQFGLNIAGQLFDAIEARMAPAA
- a CDS encoding energy transducer TonB — translated: MSAAAAPAGTPPRRDDGEGRFSATMVLSLLVHGVFVLGVGYALEKAAPVMPTLDVILTQTSTALTPKQADFMAQANNQGGGEHDKSRRPRDNQSGPAPQAEPGVAARALQAQSPAPAPPPQARVISSSRGEDLTARAQATTPPSERPLPLGREKIDRDIRMARLAAEIHLRSERYAKRPKRKFVSASTQEYAWAGYLRGWVDRVERVGNLNYPDEARRRRLQGQVVISVAIRRNGTVERADIVQSSGIRLLDDSALRIARLAEPYPPLPRTDENPDILHVTRTWQFLPDGALVDE
- the lepB gene encoding signal peptidase I, with product MAKQARQPGLRGWLRSEGKSLLVMLVLLTVARTSFANHYVVPSGSMEHTLMPGDRVVVDMSAYGLRLPYTDTVLIERSQPQRGEVVVFKSPADGTRLIKRVVAVGGDRVSVIGGHLSIDGVPLASAGEAQVEWFGEHRAELNLDAGGGPDVLDAVIPAGQVLVMGDHRGNSQDGRYFGLVPARSLYARALGVYWRSGVGPVWRRL
- the tsaB gene encoding tRNA (adenosine(37)-N6)-threonylcarbamoyltransferase complex dimerization subunit type 1 TsaB, which translates into the protein MKLLALETATEACSVALWIDGELRQRYELAPRRHAELALPWAEALCAEAGIAKAQLDAIALGRGPGAFTGVRLAIAIGQGIALALDRPIVAVSTLAALALRATALPGGDADGARVLAAIDARMGEVYTGAFALRGGDARALDAEAVLAPAAAALPDGADGWLGVGTGFAAADGALPQHLAGRFAALGAAALPQAADVARLAVAAYARGEALAPERVEPAYLRNNVALTIAEQQALRAGR
- a CDS encoding VOC family protein, whose protein sequence is MSEQDAGARKPRVHGLGGVFFKARDPAALGAWYKRHLDLDVQDWGGALFHWKRADNDGNACTVFAPFGQDSQYFQPSDKPYMFNLRVDDLQGTLQALREEGCTVLDRYEESEQGKFGYALDPEGGLLELWQPAPGY
- a CDS encoding ATP-dependent DNA helicase, encoding METGRLGVASRTALSEGGDLARALPAFAPRPAQQDLSAAIADVFEARGTLIAEAGTGTGKTFAYLVPALLSGLKTIVSTGTRALQDQLYHRDLPRVRDALGVGLKTALLKGRANYLCHYRMKQAQGEPRFASRELAAQFQRIVSWAGRTRMGDLAELEALPEDSPLLPMVTSTAENCLGSECPFFGDCFVVQARQRAQAADVVVVNHHLLLADLALKQEGFGEILPGAQAFVVDEAHQLPDLAGQFFGEALSARPLVELARDALAECKQSPGSLATLQAPARELEQAVRALRAAMDELPVRATRRRAAEQAEVEAALDALDAALAQLQDTLAPLRSASPGFDGCHARAQDFRSKLKRWRGDVPRPAEEDGDTAEDSDRSGSSDDASVLWYELTARGFRLSRTPLDVAGPLAEHRERSRAAWVFTSATLAVGGRFDHYAHKLGLVEPRTLLAPSPFDWPQQALCYLPRGLPDPMVRNYNESLVEKLRPVLKASGGRAFVLFASHRALREAAQLLRDGPWPLFVQGEAPRPVLLERFRASGNGVLLGAASFREGVDVAGDALSVVVIDKLPFAAPDDPVFEARLDAIRRSGGNPFRDEQLPQAVIALKQGAGRLIRTETDRGVLMLCDPRLLSKSYGRTFFDSLPPLPRSRRVEDVADFFAGRPMALESQASAPEGEDYYYR
- a CDS encoding tetratricopeptide repeat protein produces the protein MKFRWALPLSLAVVCAACVSAPPAPEPAYDAETAVKAIRQSAAATRELDVQPLRDNRVEDLRQSASALEKQGKYAEAAATLDQALAINAGDPALLQERAETALLLRKLDDAERYAKQAFDGGSKVGPLCRRHWSTIAAVRQHRLDVLKTTPVYKEELPAASANISRIGKDVAAARAQVEACTVSAPPRY